From Rattus rattus isolate New Zealand chromosome 17, Rrattus_CSIRO_v1, whole genome shotgun sequence, the proteins below share one genomic window:
- the Zdhhc7 gene encoding palmitoyltransferase ZDHHC7 translates to MQPSGHRLRDIEHHPLLTDNDNYDSASSSSSEADMADRVWFIRDGCGMVCAVMTWLLVVYADFVVTFVMLLPSKDFWYSVVNGVLFNCLAVLALSSHLRTMLTDPGAVPKGNATKEYMESLQLKPGEVIYKCPKCCCIKPERAHHCSICKRCIRKMDHHCPWVNNCVGEKNQRFFVLFTMYIALSSVHALILCGLQFISCVRGQWTECSDFSPPITVILLVFLCLEGLLFFTFTAVMFGTQIHSICNDETEIERLKSEKPTWERRLRWEGMKSVFGGPPSLLWMNPFVGFRFRRLQMRTRKGGPEFSV, encoded by the exons ATGCAGCCGTCAGGACACAGGCTCCGGGACATTGAGCACCATCCTCTCCTGACTGACAATGACAATTACGACTCtgcgtcctcctcgtcctccgaGGCTGACATGGCAGACAGGGTGTGGTTCATCCGAGATGGCTGTGGCATGGTCTGTGCTGTCATGACATGGCTTCTGGTCGTCTATGCAGACTTCGTGGTGACCTTCGTCATGCTGCTGCCTTCCAAAGACTTCTGGTACTCCGTGGTGAACGGGGTCCTCTTCAACTGCTTGGCGGTGCTCGCGCTGTCCTCCCACCTAAGAACCATGCTCACTGACCCG GGGGCTGTCCCCAAAGGCAACGCCACGAAGGAGTACATGGAGAGCTTGCAGCTGAAGCCGGGCGAGGTGATCTACAAGTGCCCCAAGTGTTGCTGCATCAAGCCAGAGCGTGCCCACCACTGCAG TATCTGCAAGAGGTGCATTCGAAAGATGGACCACCACTGCCCGTGGGTGAACAACTGTGTGGGAGAGAAGAACCAGCGCTTCTTCGTGCTCTTCACC ATGTACATAGCCCTGTCTTCAGTCCATGCTCTGATTCTCTGCGGGCTTCAGTTCATCTCTTGCGTCCGAGGGCAGTGGACAG AGTGCAGTGACTTCTCTCCTCCCATAACTGTAatcctgttggtcttcctgtgcctTGAGGGCCTCCTGTTCTTCACTTTCACCGCAGTCATGTTCGGCACCCAGATCCACTCAATATGCAATGACGAAACT GAGATCGAGAGGCTGAAGAGTGAGAAGCCTACGTGGGAGCGAAGGCTGCGGTGGGAAGGGATGAAGTCCGTCTTCGggggccctccctccctcctctggatgAACCCCTTTGTGGGCTTCCGATTCAGGCGGCTGCAGATGAGGACCAGGAAAGGAGGCCCCGAGTTCTCCGTATGA